CGACAGCGGATTGGAATTTTCCGGTGTCAACCTCAACGTCACCGGGTTCGGAGCCTTTGGTTCAGGCGGCTAGGAATCACCCGGCGTCCCAGGTGTTTCCAACTACCCCCCCAGCAGCCAGGAGAAGTATTTCGTGTCGGACCTCGGAAAACGAATCGGCCAGCGCATCCGCGAGCTTCGTACGCAGAGGCCGGAGCGGTGGACGCAGGAAGAGCTCGCTGAGCGGGCTCAGATCAGCGTCTCCTTCCTTTCCATGATCGAGCGTGGCGAGCGCGTCCCCCATGTGGAGACGCTCGCGGCCCTGGCCAACGCCCTCGGCGTCAGCCTGGGAGAGCTGTTCACGGGAACGGAGCAGACCCTTGCCCAGACGGAGGACCTGCTGCGTCCCCTGTCTGATTTCGCGCGCGCCCGGGGCCTCACCGCCCGTGACGTGGACCGCCTGCTCGGGGTCGCCCGAGTGATGTTCAGCGGCACCATCGCCTGACTCCCACATCCGGATCCCCCCGTCCGGATGCAAGTCGGCTCCAGGTCCTCCTGTCCTGTCCTTGACTGGACGGCTGGTTGACCAGGAAGATGGCGAAGATGCGCTGTGCGCTGCTCGCGCACAGCGTGCTTCCTTCTTCGTCTCCAAGGAGTCTCCGCTGATGCGTTCGGGTCTGGCCTCGTGGGTGGCCTTCGCGAGCATGGTGTTGTTGGCGTGCTCATCGCCGGCTCCTGCCACGCTTGAGTTCGTGGATCAGTCTCCTGCCCGACCGCGGCTGGGGGAAATCACCACGCTGCGCTTCCGCGCCGTGGACTCGCGTGGCATGGCGCAAGCCGGCACGCAGGTGAAGTTCTCGCTCCAGTCCGAGGTCCCGGGCGTGGAGCTGACGCCGACCGAGGGGTCGACCAACCCCGGCGACGGCATCGTCTCCGTCCAGGTGGTGGCCCGGGGTGGCCGCGTCGCCTCGGTCGTCGTGGTGGCCACGGCGGGCTCCGGCGCGGAGGCCAAGACGGCCATCTCCCCGGTCGTCAGCTTCGCGGGCACGGACTCGAGCGCCCGCCAGTTCACCTTCCAGTGTGGTTCGTTCTCCGGTGACGGCTCCGGCGCGCACCACGCCATCGGCGCCTGGGACGAGACGCGCAACCTCATCGCGGGCGTGAAGGTGAACTGCATCGCCCACGTGGCCGACCGCAACGGCGACGGCATCGAGGGCGCGCAGGTGTCCTTCCTCACGGAGGCCGGCACCATCGGGCCCACGTCGACCACCGTCACGGACGTGGTGGGCAACGCCACGGTCCTCTACAAGAGCTCGCTGCCGCTGCCGGAAGACGTGGAGCCGGGGGAGTTCACCTGGAACCCCATCAACGACGCGACCCACACGGGCGAGTACATCGCGCCGCTGTGGATGCACCCCTTCCTGTGGGAGGTGAACCCGGTGATTGCCTACGGTGGCACGCCGCCGGACCCGTTCGTCACCCGCCCGGAGCCGCGCCGCAACGACCCGCTGCGCCCGGACAAGGTCAACAACCCGCGTGACAACCTGGTCACCCTCATCGCCGTCACCACGGGCGAGGAGGCCTTCTTCGACGACAACAACAACGGCCAGTGGGACGCGGGCGAGGTCTTCGAGGACCTGACCGAGCCCTTCGTCGACAGCAACGACAACGGCACGTGGGATCCGCACGAGCGCTTCGTCGACGCCAACGGCGACGGCCGGTGGAACGGCAAGAACGGCCAGCACGACTCCTCCACCCTCATCTGGGTGCAGGAGCGCATCCTCTGGACCGGCTGGCCGCACGCCCGTGATCGCGCGGACACCATCCGTCAGCTCATCCCGGCCCCGCCCGCCACCAGCGTGGCCATCGCCCACTTCGGCTCCGCGCGCGCGACCTTCCTCGTGTCCGACCCGTGGTTCAACCGCATCGCGCAGAACTCGAACGGCGACGGCTGCGAGAACGGCGTGGAGGGCCCGGTGAGCGCCAAGCCGTTCGCCTCCGGCATCGCCTTCACCTATCCGTCCTACAACGTGGAGTCGTACCTCATCGAGGACGCCCACGACGAGGCCTCCGAGAATCCGCCGCCTCCGTTCAGCCCGCCCGTCCCCTGGAAGGCGGATGCGACCTGCAAGTACACCGCCGCCCAGCTCGAGGGCCACCTGGTGTACTTCCCCGCGCCGACCGTGTCCGGCACCGTCGAGTGACGGTGGGCTCGCGGGCTCCGGGGCGAAGTACCCATTGACCCCGGGAGCCCGCGTCCGTAGGGTCCACTGCGGCTGATTGGCGAATCAACCAGCCGCTGGAGGACGTCGTGGGCCAGAGCAAGACGGTGACGGAGAACGGCAGCCGCGAGAGCGAGCGCCGCCGGACCATCCTGCGTGCGGCCATCGATGTGTTCGCCCGGAAGGGGTATCACGGGTGTCGCATCGCGGACGTGGCGAAGGAGGCGGGCGTCGCCTACGGCCTCGTCTACCACTACTTCAAGAACAAGGACGAGTTGCTCGAGACGGTGTTCGACACCGGCTGGAGCGGCTTCGTCACGCGCGTGCGCGCGGTGGTGGAGGGCGAGGGGAAGCTCGCGCAGAAGGTGCGGGGCGTGGTGGATGTCGCCTTCGAGGCGTACCGGGTGGACCCGCGCGCGGTGAAGGTCCTCATCCTGGAGATTGCCCGCAGCCCCGCGGGCTCTCGAATCAACCGGCAGACGGCCTTCGTGGACGCCATCCGCCTGAGCTCGGCGCTGTTCGCCCAGGCGAAGGACGCCGGCGAGCTGCGCGCCGACCTGGATCCGCTCCTGGCCTCCGCGCTGCTGTTCGGCGCCATCGAGATGGGGCTGACGGCCTTCGTGACGGGGCTGGCGGAC
This sequence is a window from Myxococcus stipitatus. Protein-coding genes within it:
- a CDS encoding TetR/AcrR family transcriptional regulator, yielding MGQSKTVTENGSRESERRRTILRAAIDVFARKGYHGCRIADVAKEAGVAYGLVYHYFKNKDELLETVFDTGWSGFVTRVRAVVEGEGKLAQKVRGVVDVAFEAYRVDPRAVKVLILEIARSPAGSRINRQTAFVDAIRLSSALFAQAKDAGELRADLDPLLASALLFGAIEMGLTAFVTGLADSRDTSALERAKAQIADSFLHGVLADASPGAEADAWTQSEKPSEKSATKSKAPKRT
- a CDS encoding Ig-like domain-containing protein, whose product is MDQSPARPRLGEITTLRFRAVDSRGMAQAGTQVKFSLQSEVPGVELTPTEGSTNPGDGIVSVQVVARGGRVASVVVVATAGSGAEAKTAISPVVSFAGTDSSARQFTFQCGSFSGDGSGAHHAIGAWDETRNLIAGVKVNCIAHVADRNGDGIEGAQVSFLTEAGTIGPTSTTVTDVVGNATVLYKSSLPLPEDVEPGEFTWNPINDATHTGEYIAPLWMHPFLWEVNPVIAYGGTPPDPFVTRPEPRRNDPLRPDKVNNPRDNLVTLIAVTTGEEAFFDDNNNGQWDAGEVFEDLTEPFVDSNDNGTWDPHERFVDANGDGRWNGKNGQHDSSTLIWVQERILWTGWPHARDRADTIRQLIPAPPATSVAIAHFGSARATFLVSDPWFNRIAQNSNGDGCENGVEGPVSAKPFASGIAFTYPSYNVESYLIEDAHDEASENPPPPFSPPVPWKADATCKYTAAQLEGHLVYFPAPTVSGTVE
- a CDS encoding helix-turn-helix domain-containing protein codes for the protein MSDLGKRIGQRIRELRTQRPERWTQEELAERAQISVSFLSMIERGERVPHVETLAALANALGVSLGELFTGTEQTLAQTEDLLRPLSDFARARGLTARDVDRLLGVARVMFSGTIA